One segment of Natronosalvus halobius DNA contains the following:
- a CDS encoding Hsp20/alpha crystallin family protein: MRRNPFDDLEEMLDRVSKQFETGVGGSGLSFPGSVAVDVADHRDEYVVTADLPGFETEDIELTLVEGTLRLEAEQETDRTDEHDRYLRRERSHKSVSRRLHLPEPVDEESISANYNNGVLTVTLPKLQESDDSKRIDID; this comes from the coding sequence ATGCGACGCAATCCGTTCGACGACCTCGAGGAGATGCTCGACCGAGTCAGCAAGCAGTTCGAAACGGGCGTCGGCGGTAGCGGCCTCTCGTTTCCGGGTTCGGTCGCCGTCGACGTGGCCGATCACCGCGACGAGTACGTCGTGACGGCCGACCTCCCTGGCTTCGAGACCGAGGACATCGAGTTGACGCTCGTCGAGGGGACGCTCCGCCTCGAGGCCGAACAGGAGACCGATCGCACCGACGAACACGACCGCTATCTCCGCCGGGAGCGGTCGCACAAGTCGGTCAGTCGACGGCTGCACCTCCCCGAACCGGTCGACGAGGAGTCGATATCGGCCAACTACAACAACGGCGTACTGACGGTCACACTGCCGAAATTGCAGGAAAGCGACGACTCGAAGCGCATCGACATCGACTAG
- the pheA gene encoding prephenate dehydratase: MTAVTLGPEGTYSHRATRALDDDVVFRQSVTDIVAAVAAGEFDRGVIPIENSIEGSVTESQDALAEYDVAVVREIVTPIRHALLAQGPNFDTIASHSQALAQCRAYLESEYPDATLEAVSSTAQGVEYARENPSVAGIAHPATAGDDLEVLAADIQDQTSNATRFFALAPASERSEAGGKTSLVVYPNANYPGLLLELLEPFADRDINLSRVESRPSGERLGDYVFHMDVDAGLYEERTQEAIANLEALAERGWVRRLGSYDLEHVVE, encoded by the coding sequence ATGACAGCCGTCACGCTCGGCCCCGAAGGGACCTATTCGCATCGCGCGACGCGAGCGCTCGACGACGACGTCGTCTTCCGCCAGTCGGTCACCGACATCGTCGCCGCCGTCGCCGCCGGCGAGTTCGACCGCGGGGTGATCCCCATCGAGAACAGCATCGAGGGGAGCGTCACCGAGAGCCAGGATGCCCTCGCGGAGTACGACGTCGCCGTCGTCCGCGAGATCGTCACGCCGATCCGCCACGCCCTGCTCGCCCAGGGACCGAACTTCGACACCATCGCCAGCCACTCCCAGGCGCTCGCCCAGTGTCGCGCCTACCTCGAGTCCGAGTACCCCGATGCGACCCTCGAGGCCGTCTCGAGCACGGCCCAGGGCGTCGAGTACGCCCGCGAGAACCCCTCCGTCGCGGGCATCGCCCACCCCGCCACGGCGGGCGACGACCTCGAGGTCCTCGCCGCCGACATCCAGGACCAGACGTCGAACGCGACGCGGTTCTTCGCGCTCGCACCCGCCTCCGAGCGCTCGGAGGCCGGCGGGAAGACCTCGCTCGTGGTCTACCCGAACGCGAACTATCCTGGACTGCTCCTCGAACTCCTCGAGCCGTTCGCCGACCGCGACATCAACCTGAGCCGGGTCGAATCGCGCCCGAGCGGCGAGCGACTCGGCGACTACGTATTCCACATGGACGTCGACGCCGGCCTCTACGAGGAGCGCACCCAGGAGGCAATCGCCAACCTGGAGGCCCTCGCCGAGAGGGGGTGGGTTCGCCGACTGGGGTCGTACGACCTCGAACACGTCGTCGAGTGA